A region from the Leucoraja erinacea ecotype New England chromosome 18, Leri_hhj_1, whole genome shotgun sequence genome encodes:
- the mrpl23 gene encoding 39S ribosomal protein L23, mitochondrial isoform X3: MSEMSWSYPLYQYGNPQLRIFRTNFFMTLVRPGKEQPEDTAQFRIPMEMTKPDVKNYLQDIYSVPVAAVRTRIQYCTNKKRNHKNQKVKRPDYKVAYVQLANPSAVEMLFTVKCWQVYVHPNEEENGALGLMIQLNEVIFRSSQ, encoded by the exons CTATCCACTGTATCAATATGGAAACCCTCAACTCAGGATATTTCGAACCAACTTTTTTATGACCCTGGTGAGGCCTGGGAAGGAGCAACCAGAGGATACAGCCCAGTTTAGGATCCCCATGGA GATGACAAAACCTGACGTGAAAAATTACCTACAGGACATCTACAGTGTCCCAGTGGCTGCAGTTAGGACCAGAATACAATATT GTACTAACAAGAAGAGAAATCATAAGAATCAGAAGGTGAAGCGGCCTGATTATAAAGTTGCCTATGTTCAGTTA GCTAACCCCAGTGCTGTGGAGATGTTATTTACAGTGAAATGTTGGCAAG TTTATGTCCACCCGAATGAGGAGGAAAATGGAGCCCTTGGTTTAATGATCCAACTGAATGAGGTCATCTTCCGATCCTCTCAATAA
- the mrpl23 gene encoding 39S ribosomal protein L23, mitochondrial isoform X4, whose translation MSEMSWSYPLYQYGNPQLRIFRTNFFMTLVRPGKEQPEDTAQFRIPMEMTKPDVKNYLQDIYSVPVAAVRTRIQYCTNKKRNHKNQKVKRPDYKVAYVQLANPSAVEMLFTVKCWQERECKNDVMTSLFCRTII comes from the exons CTATCCACTGTATCAATATGGAAACCCTCAACTCAGGATATTTCGAACCAACTTTTTTATGACCCTGGTGAGGCCTGGGAAGGAGCAACCAGAGGATACAGCCCAGTTTAGGATCCCCATGGA GATGACAAAACCTGACGTGAAAAATTACCTACAGGACATCTACAGTGTCCCAGTGGCTGCAGTTAGGACCAGAATACAATATT GTACTAACAAGAAGAGAAATCATAAGAATCAGAAGGTGAAGCGGCCTGATTATAAAGTTGCCTATGTTCAGTTA GCTAACCCCAGTGCTGTGGAGATGTTATTTACAGTGAAATGTTGGCAAG AGAGAGAGTGCAAGAATGATGTGATGACAAGCCTTTTCTGTCGTACAATTATTTGA